Proteins from one Gossypium raimondii isolate GPD5lz chromosome 8, ASM2569854v1, whole genome shotgun sequence genomic window:
- the LOC105790573 gene encoding uncharacterized protein LOC105790573 has translation MGIVGEEPVLSRLDRVDNMVRQLEEMRGSHGNGNYNRSPSPRSSSASTPSSGTLGSTCTEGHPSSIDFSPTAKSLEKYCRPIDHVMVETQLKGTLLQRLDQVEDRLLKLCVQLEEELEEEKKREAVHVEKKGHKKGIKQFVKQCVKGKHSKQHEGTEWNGKAKSSLSLSLSSKIK, from the exons ATGGGTATCGTTGGTGAAGAACCGGTTCTGTCTAGACTAGATCGAGTAGACAACATG GTAAGGCAGTTGGAGGAAATGAGAGGGAGCCATGGTAATGGTAATTATAACAGGTCTCCAAGCCCAAGGAGCTCTAGCGCATCCACCCCATCAAGTGGGACGTTGGGCAGCACATGTACGGAGGGTCATCCTTCATCTATCGATTTCTCCCCAACCGCCAAGTCCCTGGAGAAGTACTGTCGTCCCATTGATCATGTCATGGTGGAGACTCAGCTCAAAGGAACGCTCCTTCAGAGGCTGGACCAAGTAGAGGACCGGCTACTCAAG CTGTGTGTGCAATTGGAGGAAGAAttggaagaagagaagaagagggAAGCGGTCCATGTTGAGAAGAAGGGGCACAAGAAAGGAATCAAACAATTTGTGAAGCAATGTGTCAAAGGGAAACACTCTAAACAACACGAAGGAACGGAATGGAATGGAAAGGCAAAGAGCAGCCTCAGCCTCAGCCttagttcaaaaataaaataa
- the LOC105790568 gene encoding ADP,ATP carrier protein 1, mitochondrial — MDQIQHPTVMQKVAGQLLSSSISRDFQGYDGSFRRPSLYQGHFAYGNYSNAGMHYPIVPSTATAICVQAPAEKGFTSFAIDFLMGGVSAAVSKTAAAPIERVKLLIQNQDEMIKTGRLSEPYKGIADCFKRTMKDEGVVSLWRGNTANVIRYFPTQALNFAFKDYFKRLFNFKKDRDGYWKWFAGNLASGGAAGASSLLFVYSLDYARTRLANDAKAAKKGGERQFNGLVDVYRKTLKSDGIAGLYRGFNISCVGIIVYRGLYFGMYDSLKPVLLTGDLQDSFFASFALGWLITNGAGLASYPIDTVRRRMMMTSGEAVKYKSSLDAFSQILKNEGAKSLFKGAGANILRAIAGAGVLAGYDKLQLIVFGKKYGSGGA, encoded by the exons ATGGATCAGATTCAACATCCAACTGTCATGCAGAAGGTAGCTGGCCAGCTCCTTTCTTCTAGCATTTCCCGAGATTTTCAAGGGTATGATGGGTCTTTCAGGAGGCCTTCCCTATACCAAGGACATTTTGCATATGGGAATTATTCCAATGCTGGAATGCACTATCCTATTGTTCCATCAACAGCTACCGCCATTTGTGTTCAAGCCCCTGCAGAGAAAGGATTTACCAGCTTTGCCATTGATTTCCTCATGGGTGGAGTTTCTGCTGCTGTGTCAAAAACAGCTGCTGCTCCGATTGAGCGTGTTAAGCTTTTGATACAGAACCAGGATGAAATGATCAAAACTGGTAGGCTCTCTGAGCCCTACAAGGGTATCGCTGATTGTTTCAAGCGAACAATGAAAGATGAAGGAGTGGTTTCTTTGTGGAGGGGAAACACTGCTAATGTTATTCGTTATTTCCCCACTCAG GCCTTGAACTTTGCTTTCAAGGACTACTTTAAGAGGCTTTTCAACTTTAAGAAAGACAGGGATGGTTACTGGAAATGGTTTGCTGGAAACTTGGCATCTGGAGGTGCAGCTGGTGCTTCTTCCCTTCTTTTTGTCTACTCCTTGGATTATGCTCGAACCCGTCTTGCCAATGATGCAAAGGCTGCAAAGAAAGGAGGAGAGAGGCAATTCAATGGCCTTGTTGATGTCTACAGGAAGACCTTAAAATCTGATGGTATTGCCGGTCTTTACCGTGGTTTCAATATTTCATGTGTTGGAATCATTGTTTACCGTGGTCTATACTTTGGAATGTACGACTCCCTGAAGCCAGTGCTTCTCACTGGAGATCTGCAG GATAGTTTCTTTGCTAGCTTTGCTCTTGGTTGGCTCATCACAAATGGTGCTGGTCTTGCATCGTACCCAATTGACACTGTGCGTAGAAGAATGATGATGACCTCTGGTGAAGCAGTGAAGTACAAGAGCTCACTCGATGCATTCTCTCAGATCTTGAAAAATGAGGGAGCCAAGTCTTTATTCAAGGGTGCTGGAGCTAACATCCTTCGTGCTATTGCTGGTGCTGGTGTGCTTGCCGGATATGACAAGTTGCAGCTCATTGTGTTCGGAAAGAAGTACGGATCTGGTGGTGCTTAA